In the genome of Anaerolineae bacterium, one region contains:
- a CDS encoding N-acetyl-gamma-glutamyl-phosphate reductase, with protein sequence MKVSIAGGSGYAGGELLRLLLGHPEVEVGQVTAESSAGRYVYSVHPNLRGATSLKFVPLSELEPCDLLFLALPHGMAMDRIEEFARLAPRVIDLSADFRLREPAAYPRWYGREHPHPEWLSKFVYGIPELHREEIRASRYATGAGCNATVTILGLKPLYERGLVERAVVEVKVGSSEGGNTPSLASHHPERSGAVRSFAPTGHRHQAEMQQELAFHGWPEIHFSATAIELVRGILLTAHCFLKEGLAERDLWSIYREAYGAEPFIRLVRDRRGVYRYPEPKILVGSNFCDVGFEVDPESNRVVILAAIDNLMKGAAGNAVQAMNVMCGLDERAGLEFTGLHPV encoded by the coding sequence ATGAAGGTCTCCATCGCCGGCGGATCGGGGTACGCAGGGGGCGAGCTCCTACGGCTCCTTCTGGGGCATCCCGAAGTCGAGGTGGGGCAGGTGACGGCAGAGAGCTCCGCCGGTCGCTACGTGTACAGCGTGCACCCCAACCTGCGCGGGGCTACATCGCTCAAGTTCGTGCCCTTGAGCGAGTTGGAGCCCTGTGACCTGCTCTTTCTGGCGTTGCCCCACGGCATGGCGATGGACCGCATCGAGGAGTTCGCCAGGCTGGCGCCCAGGGTGATTGACCTGAGTGCCGACTTCCGGCTTCGCGAGCCGGCTGCCTATCCTCGCTGGTATGGACGCGAGCACCCCCACCCGGAGTGGCTGTCGAAGTTCGTATATGGCATTCCCGAGCTGCACCGGGAGGAGATCCGGGCCTCCAGATACGCCACTGGGGCCGGCTGCAACGCCACCGTGACCATCCTAGGCCTGAAGCCTTTATACGAGCGCGGGCTGGTGGAGCGGGCGGTGGTAGAGGTGAAGGTGGGGTCGTCTGAGGGTGGCAACACCCCCAGCCTGGCCTCGCACCACCCCGAGCGCAGCGGGGCGGTGCGCTCCTTCGCGCCTACGGGCCACCGGCACCAGGCCGAGATGCAGCAGGAGCTGGCCTTTCACGGCTGGCCAGAGATCCACTTCTCTGCCACGGCGATCGAGCTGGTGCGGGGCATCCTTCTCACCGCCCACTGTTTCCTTAAGGAAGGCCTGGCCGAACGCGACCTCTGGAGCATCTACCGGGAGGCCTACGGCGCCGAGCCATTCATACGTCTGGTGCGGGACCGGCGCGGGGTCTACCGCTACCCGGAGCCCAAGATCCTGGTGGGCAGCAACTTCTGCGATGTGGGCTTCGAGGTGGACCCGGAGAGCAACCGGGTGGTGATCCTGGCCGCCATAGACAACCTGATGAAGGGAGCGGCGGGCAACGCGGTGCAGGCCATGAACGTCATGTGTGGCCTGGACGAGCGCGCTGGGTTGGAGTTCACCGGGCTGCATCCGGTGTAG
- the lysX gene encoding lysine biosynthesis protein LysX, protein MRVGFLYSRVRVEEKLLLEALDRRGVAYELLDDRALVFDVTGGPGPLAYDVVLERCVNQSHALYALKVLNDWGIRTVNRFEVVRDCGDKLYTTSLLAAAGIPQPRVKLALTPESALAAIEEFGYPVVLKPVVGSWGRLLAKINDREAAEAVIEHKEVLGSYQHGIVYVQEYVDKRGKDIRAFVVGDETICAIYRESPHWITNTARGGKASNCPVTDELGELCVRAARAVGGGVVAVDVFEAGDRGYLVNEVNHTMEFRNSIAPTGVDIPGRIVDYVVAVGEGRAP, encoded by the coding sequence ATGCGGGTCGGCTTCCTGTACTCGCGGGTCCGGGTGGAAGAGAAGCTTCTCCTGGAGGCACTCGACCGGCGCGGGGTGGCATACGAGCTCCTGGACGATCGGGCCCTCGTGTTCGACGTGACCGGGGGGCCAGGCCCCCTGGCCTACGACGTTGTGCTCGAGCGTTGCGTCAACCAATCCCATGCCCTCTACGCCCTCAAAGTACTGAACGACTGGGGGATTCGCACCGTCAACCGTTTCGAAGTGGTGCGCGACTGCGGCGACAAGCTGTATACCACTTCGCTGCTGGCGGCTGCCGGCATCCCGCAGCCGCGGGTGAAGTTGGCTCTGACGCCTGAGTCGGCGCTGGCGGCCATCGAGGAGTTCGGCTATCCCGTGGTGCTCAAGCCGGTGGTGGGGTCGTGGGGGCGCCTGCTGGCAAAGATCAACGACCGCGAAGCGGCGGAGGCTGTGATCGAGCACAAGGAAGTCCTGGGCAGCTACCAGCACGGTATCGTCTACGTGCAGGAGTACGTGGACAAGCGGGGCAAGGACATTCGGGCCTTCGTGGTCGGGGACGAGACCATCTGCGCCATCTACCGCGAATCGCCCCACTGGATCACTAATACGGCCCGAGGGGGCAAAGCTTCCAACTGCCCGGTTACGGACGAGCTGGGTGAGTTGTGCGTGCGGGCGGCGCGGGCCGTGGGTGGCGGGGTGGTGGCAGTGGACGTGTTCGAGGCCGGGGACCGAGGTTATCTGGTGAACGAGGTCAACCACACCATGGAGTTTCGCAACAGCATTGCGCCCACAGGCGTTGACATCCCTGGGCGGATCGTGGACTACGTCGTGGCCGTGGGGGAAGGACGGGCACCATGA
- the lysW gene encoding lysine biosynthesis protein LysW: protein MAKEVECPECGAIVELEDDVISGEIVECPDCAVELEVTGLEPLRVEVAPEEDEDWGE, encoded by the coding sequence ATGGCTAAGGAAGTGGAATGCCCCGAGTGTGGGGCCATCGTAGAGCTGGAGGACGATGTCATCAGCGGCGAGATCGTAGAGTGCCCTGACTGCGCGGTGGAGCTGGAGGTAACCGGCCTGGAGCCACTGCGGGTCGAGGTGGCTCCTGAAGAAGACGAGGACTGGGGCGAGTAG
- a CDS encoding isocitrate/isopropylmalate dehydrogenase family protein — translation MVKRVVLIEGDGIGREVIPAAAEVVRATGVQVEFVSAEAGWECFQRSGTALPVETLALVRESDAALFGAVSSPLHRVEGYRSPIVALRRALDLYANLRPVFSMPIPASRQGIDLLVVRENSEGLYSGRERREGDTVIAERVISRKGSERIVRVACEQAMSRHRHLTVVHKANVLRESDGLFREVAFEVARSYPDLAVEEMLVDTAALRLVTEPERFDVLVTTNLFGDILSDEAAGLVGGLGLAPSANVGEKHGVFEPVHGSAPDIAGKGIANPSAAILAAGMMLEYLGEAQAAQKVRQAVLATLRDGPRTPDLGGSAATEDVSRAVIGRMSA, via the coding sequence CTGGTGAAGCGGGTGGTGCTGATCGAGGGCGACGGGATCGGTCGCGAGGTGATCCCGGCCGCGGCCGAGGTGGTGCGCGCCACCGGAGTCCAGGTCGAGTTCGTCTCCGCCGAGGCGGGGTGGGAGTGCTTCCAGCGCTCGGGGACGGCCCTGCCGGTGGAGACGCTGGCCCTGGTCCGAGAGAGTGACGCGGCCCTGTTCGGGGCAGTGTCGTCGCCTCTGCACCGGGTGGAGGGCTATCGAAGCCCCATCGTGGCTCTGCGGCGGGCGCTGGACCTGTACGCCAACCTGCGGCCGGTGTTCTCTATGCCCATCCCCGCCAGCCGCCAGGGCATCGACCTGCTCGTCGTGCGCGAGAACAGCGAGGGCCTGTATTCCGGCCGGGAGCGGCGCGAGGGCGATACCGTCATTGCTGAGCGGGTGATCAGCCGCAAGGGAAGCGAACGCATCGTCCGCGTGGCCTGTGAGCAGGCCATGAGCCGCCACCGGCACCTGACGGTCGTGCACAAGGCCAATGTCCTGCGGGAGAGCGACGGGCTGTTCCGCGAAGTAGCTTTTGAGGTGGCCCGATCGTACCCGGACCTGGCGGTCGAGGAGATGCTGGTGGACACCGCTGCCCTCAGGCTGGTCACCGAACCGGAACGGTTCGATGTGCTGGTGACCACTAACCTGTTCGGCGACATCCTCTCCGACGAGGCCGCCGGGCTGGTGGGGGGGCTAGGCCTGGCCCCTTCGGCCAACGTGGGCGAGAAGCACGGAGTGTTCGAGCCGGTGCACGGCTCGGCGCCGGACATTGCCGGCAAGGGCATCGCCAATCCCAGCGCTGCCATTCTGGCGGCGGGCATGATGCTGGAGTACCTGGGCGAGGCCCAGGCGGCTCAGAAGGTGCGGCAGGCGGTGCTGGCGACGCTGCGAGATGGCCCGCGTACGCCGGACCTCGGTGGGAGCGCGGCGACGGAGGATGTCAGCCGGGCGGTCATCGGCCGCATGTCGGCGTAG
- a CDS encoding nucleotide pyrophosphohydrolase, with translation MDISELQREVNEFVREMGWYDEGSPRPQTPRNLAISLCLEAAEVLEHFQWSDDFDREEVALELADVFHYVLQLSAILGVDLEQAVMTKLQHNRGRRW, from the coding sequence ATGGACATAAGTGAGTTGCAGCGGGAAGTGAATGAGTTCGTGCGGGAAATGGGGTGGTATGATGAAGGCTCGCCCCGGCCGCAGACGCCTCGGAACCTGGCCATCTCGCTCTGTCTGGAGGCGGCGGAGGTACTGGAGCACTTCCAGTGGAGCGATGATTTCGACCGGGAGGAGGTGGCCCTGGAACTAGCAGACGTGTTTCACTACGTGCTACAGTTGTCTGCCATTCTGGGTGTGGACCTGGAGCAGGCGGTGATGACCAAGTTGCAGCACAACCGCGGGAGACGCTGGTGA